The Lolium rigidum isolate FL_2022 chromosome 1, APGP_CSIRO_Lrig_0.1, whole genome shotgun sequence region TCGGGAACAAAGCCAGCTGCTTTAAGATCGATATATAGCTCTTTTATCTTAGCATCTATATCTTTCTTGCTGGGATGGAAACGTTCACTTGAGCGGAAGGTGTGGATAACCTTGTCAAGAATTATCCAGCTCTGCCCTTGTTCTTTGGACACTGCCTTCTCCAGCATTAACTTCCTCACTCTGAAAACATCTTTCCACATTCCAGCAGCAGCATAAATATTAGAAAGAATCACATAGTTGCCAGCATTTCCTGGCTCCATGTCCAGAAGCTTCTGAGCAACAACCTCACCAACAGATACGTTAACATGAACTCTGCAAGCACCAAGCAATGAACCCCAAATTGCTGGAGTTGGATCAAATGGCATTTTTTCTATCAAATCCAAAGCTTTCTGTAGTCGTCCAGCACGGCCAAGAAGGTCAATAACACACCCATAGTGTCCAATGGTGAGCATTGCATTTTGTTCTTTAACTATGAGATCGAATATATCAAGGCCCTCATCAACCAGCCCGCCATGACTACAACCAGATAACACAGCCAATAGAGTAACACTGTCAGGCTTCACTTCTTCCGTCATAGTTCTGAAGAGCTGAACGACTTCATGCCCTATGCCATGTCTACCATATCCCATAAGCATCGCATTCCAACTGATGGCTGATCTCTGAGGCATATGGTCAAATACTCTCCTTGAGTATAACAGCTTTCCGCATTTGGAGTACATATCTATCAAAGAATTCTGCAGAACAACGAAAAATGGTAACTCTTTACGAAGTATTAGCCCATGAACTTGCTTTCCATAATCCAGGGAGGCCAGACCAGACAATGAAGTGAGAAGGGTCGTGAAAGTAACATAATTGCATTGCATCCCTGCACTGTATAACTGCCTGAACAAGTCCAAGGCTTCATCATCAAGGCCCAGCTGAGCATAGCCAGATATAATGGCTGTACAGGAAACAGTGTCTCTTTCCGGAAGCATGTCGAAAACCCTCCGAGCTTCTTGGATATTCCCTGACTTGGCATACATGTCAAGAAGGGAGCTTCCAACAAAGATGTGTGACTCGAAATTTGTCTTGGCAGCGAGAGAATGGACTTGCTTGACCTGGTGTATGCTTTGAGGGCCAGAACATGATCTAAGAACAGTTGCCAAAGTGAACTCATTAGGCTTGCATCCTGCAAGTTAAAAGTACAAGGGTTGGATTACACGTTTGACATAATGTGTGTAGGTTGCTCCTTGCAGGTAATCAAATACATATCCTATCGGTTCAGATTTTCGGGTGCTTGGAAACAAACATACAAACTGGAGGAATGAGTGAATGTCATCATGAAGAGTTAATCAAGAGTTACATAGCAGGTTGTTGGTAACCGTGGTGCAAAAAGATTGCTAAGTTTTGTTAAAGGACTGTGGTGCAGGACAAATGATAACAGAGATAACAAAGATACATCGGAACATGGAAAGATTGAAATGGTTTACCAGCTCTAAGCATTCGGACGAACAGCTCCAAGGCCTCGGCGTGCCGGCCGCTCTGCGAATACCCCGAGATCATGGCCGTCCACGAGACCACATTCCGCTCAGGCATCCCGTCGAGCACGTTGCGCGCGTCGTCCAGCGCGCCGCACCTCACGTACATGATGACCAGCCGCGTCGCCAGGTACACCGGCGGGCGGTACCTCGCCACGACCATGCGCGCGTGCACCTGCCTGCCCTCCCTGAGCGCCCGCCTCTCGACGCACGCCGTGACGGCGGCGTCGTAGTCGTGGAACCTCGCGTCGGCTCCCGGGACCGCCAAACCCGAGGTCGCGGCAGGTCGAGCTGCCGCGCCACACATGCCGCAGCGCTCGAGGCGGGGAACCGTGGCACGCCGGAACCCGCGTGCGACCAGCATGACCCCGTTGCCGCCAAGAGCGCCGGAGTCACGCTCGCGCCGCCGTCGAGGTGGTGCGCATGTTGTGCCGCCCCGATTCTGTTCGTAGGCACGTGAGTTAAATATATCGTCACTCAGCCTCTAATtcacacaacaacaacaaaaatttggCCAAACTTTAATTTtggtttgacttaaaaaaaatttactacctccatcccagttCATATAGCTTACGCGTATTCCTAGGTTCTCAATTTAGTCAACATAATATTAATTATAcaacataaaaattatatcactagaaagtagaacatgtgagctttctaatgatatatattttataatatatatcTTGTATTATCATTATCAAATTTACGACCTAGGAACACGCGCAAGCCCTATGTTGCAATTATACTCAAATCATCAATTAATGACTTCCATTTAATTTGACAAAAGTCTGTGAGTTGCTACGAGTGATTAttatttactccctccgtcccagttcacaaGGCTTGCGCGTATGCCTAGGTTGTCAATTTAGCCAATATAATATcatttatataatataaaaattatatcattagagtaATATTTGTTCCTCAAATCATCAATTAATGACTTCCATTGCGTTGCTACAGGTTGGCTCCGTTTATTAATAGGACTTTAATAGGACTTGTGTAGAATTTGGATctcatgaaaaaaaaaatctacacaACTTATTTGACTCAAAGAAAGATATCCCATAGAAATAATCTTATAGAAATCTTAATATCTTATAGTGTAAATCTTATGAGATCAAGCCATACCTTACGAAAATTTCGTTTGCTACAATTGCACAGTTCACCTTCCCATAAGATTTAAGTAGGTTAGGcatcttaatcctttgttttttttctatttctatatTTTTTATATCCCATGAATTAGAAGGCC contains the following coding sequences:
- the LOC124660226 gene encoding putative pentatricopeptide repeat-containing protein At3g13770, mitochondrial, translated to MLVARGFRRATVPRLERCGMCGAAARPAATSGLAVPGADARFHDYDAAVTACVERRALREGRQVHARMVVARYRPPVYLATRLVIMYVRCGALDDARNVLDGMPERNVVSWTAMISGYSQSGRHAEALELFVRMLRAGCKPNEFTLATVLRSCSGPQSIHQVKQVHSLAAKTNFESHIFVGSSLLDMYAKSGNIQEARRVFDMLPERDTVSCTAIISGYAQLGLDDEALDLFRQLYSAGMQCNYVTFTTLLTSLSGLASLDYGKQVHGLILRKELPFFVVLQNSLIDMYSKCGKLLYSRRVFDHMPQRSAISWNAMLMGYGRHGIGHEVVQLFRTMTEEVKPDSVTLLAVLSGCSHGGLVDEGLDIFDLIVKEQNAMLTIGHYGCVIDLLGRAGRLQKALDLIEKMPFDPTPAIWGSLLGACRVHVNVSVGEVVAQKLLDMEPGNAGNYVILSNIYAAAGMWKDVFRVRKLMLEKAVSKEQGQSWIILDKVIHTFRSSERFHPSKKDIDAKIKELYIDLKAAGFVPDLSCVLHDVDDEQKERMLLGHSEKLAITFGLMNTPPGLTIRIMKNLRICVDCHNFAKFVSKVYGREISLRDKNRFHLLADGACTCGDYW